In gamma proteobacterium HIMB55, the genomic stretch AAGGTCGGGGGGTGTCCGTAGTGCACCGCACCGAGGGGGAGTTGTAATGGCCCTTCGTTATTTTGAATTTACGCCCGTGGTCAAGGTCGATGCTCTCAATGGACCTAACGTATTTTGGGAGCGGTTCGAGGGCGTCTGCAATTCTTACTCAGCTCACACCAAGCTCCGCAGATCGCTTACACTACACCCAAGGGCTGCCTGGGGGCGGCCTAGATATCGATGAGGCCTAACAGCGAGATGCAAACCGAAAATCCCAGCGTTGTGATTTGGCAGGATGATGTCCCTGTCTTGTGGCGAGCGGGCGCGCTTGAGGCGGAAGCGATTTCTGATGAGACCGTTTTACCCCAAAGCGTTGTAATTGGCCTCCCCAGCGACGATGTCAGAACTGCCTTACTTGAGGTGTCCGCAGATGAGCGGAAACATCTTGCGAGCTCGTTGCCCTTTATGATGGAAGAGCAGGTGGCGGATGACGTTGACGATCTCCACTTTGTCTCCGTACCAGTTAGCGAAGAAAATTATCTGGTTGCGTTCACGCGCAAGGCGCAAATGACGGCATGGATTGAGGCGCTGCCGGGCTCAGAGGAGCTCAAACGGTTTAGCCCTGAGGCACTGTGTCTGCCCATTCAAGAGGGCGAGTGCTGCATTGTCGCTAACGGGGAAGAGGCAATACTGCGCTGGAGCGAATCTCAGGGTGCACGAGTGGATCTTAGCCTGTTATCGATAATCATCGATTCTCTTGCTGACATCCCCAGCTCTCTCGTTATTTATGGCACAGACCGTGAAGCCGTGATGGCTCATTTAAGCGAGGAGCAAGCTGCGCGTGTTGACTGGCGACAGGGTGGTTGGGGAGCGCTCCTCATGCTGTCGCAAACGTCCTCGCCCATCAATCTTCGCCAAGGCGTCTTTGCGCCTCGTCTACCGCTAGGCAAATGGTGGAATATTTGGAAAGCCGTTGCGATTGCAGCGGGACTCGCGATGACACTGCAATTCGTTGCGGATCTCTCGCAGTACCAGACCTTG encodes the following:
- a CDS encoding general secretion pathway protein L (PFAM: General secretion pathway protein L (GspL)~TIGRFAM: general secretion pathway protein L) codes for the protein MQTENPSVVIWQDDVPVLWRAGALEAEAISDETVLPQSVVIGLPSDDVRTALLEVSADERKHLASSLPFMMEEQVADDVDDLHFVSVPVSEENYLVAFTRKAQMTAWIEALPGSEELKRFSPEALCLPIQEGECCIVANGEEAILRWSESQGARVDLSLLSIIIDSLADIPSSLVIYGTDREAVMAHLSEEQAARVDWRQGGWGALLMLSQTSSPINLRQGVFAPRLPLGKWWNIWKAVAIAAGLAMTLQFVADLSQYQTLKSRNLELRSAIQDSYRKANPRGAVVDVEKQLNRQLSEFAGGDGVAAFTPRLVDVVTATLAHDGRVTSVNYSAGQLRLNLTADNFAAVERIRQQLEQSGLKATLETSNARGDEVRARLRVEVS